In Mycteria americana isolate JAX WOST 10 ecotype Jacksonville Zoo and Gardens chromosome 3, USCA_MyAme_1.0, whole genome shotgun sequence, a single genomic region encodes these proteins:
- the LRATD1 gene encoding protein LRATD1 isoform X1, translating into MGNQLDRITHLNYSELPTGDPSGIEKDELRVGVAYFFSDEEEDLDERGQPDKYSVKGSGSPGQETPTHHLHHQLVLNETQFSAFRGQECIFSKVSSGPQAGDLSVYSVSALPALCKPGDLLELLYLGPSEHPPPHWAVYVGSGQIIHLHQGQIRQDSLYEAAAGNVGRVVNSWYRFRPLVAELVVQNACGHLGLKSDEICWTNSESFAAWCRFGKREFKAGGELQAAAGTQHQQQYYLKIHLAENKVHTYWKENAFVFIPSSHICQMAEQK; encoded by the exons ATGGGAAATCAACTGGATCGCATCACCCACCTGAATTACAGCGAGCTGCCGACCGGGGACCCCTCGGGGATCGAGAAAGACGAGCTGCGCGTCGGGGTGGCTTACTTCTTTTCGGATGAGGAGGAGGACCTGGACGAGCGAGGCCAGCCAGACAAGTACAGCGTGAAGGGTTCCGGCAGCCCTGGCCAGGAGACGCCcacccaccacctccaccaccagcTGGTGCTGAACGAGACCCAGTTCTCCGCTTTCCGCGGCCAGGAATGCATCTTCTCCAAGGTCAGCAGCGGCCCCCAGGCTGGGGACCTCAGCGTCTACTCGGtgtcagccctgcctgccctctgcaAGCCGGGGGACCTGCTGGAGCTGCTCTACCTGGGGCCGTCGGAGCACCCGCCGCCGCACTGGGCAGTGTACGTGGGCAGCGGGCAGATCATCCACCTGCACCAGGGCCAGATCCGGCAGGACAGCTTGTACGAGGCGGCCGCGGGCAACGTGGGCCGGGTGGTGAATAGCTGGTACCGCTTTCGCCCGCTGGTGGCTGAGCTGGTGGTGCAAAACGCCTGCGGGCACCTGGGCTTAAAAAGCGACGAGATCTGCTGGACTAACTCCGAGAGCTTCGCCGCCTGGTGCCGCTTCGGGAAAAGGGAGTTCAAAGCCgggggggagctgcaggctgctgccggcacccagcaccagcagcagtaCTATCTCAAGATCCACTTGGCGGAGAACAAGGTGCACACG tactggaaagaaaatgcatttgttttcatccCCTCTTCCCACATCTGTCAGATGGCAGAACAGAAGTAA
- the LRATD1 gene encoding protein LRATD1 isoform X2 gives MGNQLDRITHLNYSELPTGDPSGIEKDELRVGVAYFFSDEEEDLDERGQPDKYSVKGSGSPGQETPTHHLHHQLVLNETQFSAFRGQECIFSKVSSGPQAGDLSVYSVSALPALCKPGDLLELLYLGPSEHPPPHWAVYVGSGQIIHLHQGQIRQDSLYEAAAGNVGRVVNSWYRFRPLVAELVVQNACGHLGLKSDEICWTNSESFAAWCRFGKREFKAGGELQAAAGTQHQQQYYLKIHLAENKVHTVRFHSLEDLIREKRRIDASGKLRVIKDLAIVDGKE, from the coding sequence ATGGGAAATCAACTGGATCGCATCACCCACCTGAATTACAGCGAGCTGCCGACCGGGGACCCCTCGGGGATCGAGAAAGACGAGCTGCGCGTCGGGGTGGCTTACTTCTTTTCGGATGAGGAGGAGGACCTGGACGAGCGAGGCCAGCCAGACAAGTACAGCGTGAAGGGTTCCGGCAGCCCTGGCCAGGAGACGCCcacccaccacctccaccaccagcTGGTGCTGAACGAGACCCAGTTCTCCGCTTTCCGCGGCCAGGAATGCATCTTCTCCAAGGTCAGCAGCGGCCCCCAGGCTGGGGACCTCAGCGTCTACTCGGtgtcagccctgcctgccctctgcaAGCCGGGGGACCTGCTGGAGCTGCTCTACCTGGGGCCGTCGGAGCACCCGCCGCCGCACTGGGCAGTGTACGTGGGCAGCGGGCAGATCATCCACCTGCACCAGGGCCAGATCCGGCAGGACAGCTTGTACGAGGCGGCCGCGGGCAACGTGGGCCGGGTGGTGAATAGCTGGTACCGCTTTCGCCCGCTGGTGGCTGAGCTGGTGGTGCAAAACGCCTGCGGGCACCTGGGCTTAAAAAGCGACGAGATCTGCTGGACTAACTCCGAGAGCTTCGCCGCCTGGTGCCGCTTCGGGAAAAGGGAGTTCAAAGCCgggggggagctgcaggctgctgccggcacccagcaccagcagcagtaCTATCTCAAGATCCACTTGGCGGAGAACAAGGTGCACACGGTGAGGTTCCACAGCCTGGAGGATCTAATACGGGAGAAGCGCAGGATCGATGCCAGTGGCAAACTGAGGGTGATCAAAGACCTGGCTATAGTGGATGGGAAAGAATAG